Proteins found in one Takifugu rubripes chromosome 15, fTakRub1.2, whole genome shotgun sequence genomic segment:
- the tbl2 gene encoding transducin beta-like protein 2, with product MEFAALVALSLLLGVLVILVAFAVGRRKEELNEEIKQAEEFSAEGTAVKGPASKKQRQEKHRNRKEKGSQHTFTHQLLASTLKSHSGNVTCVDFSSNGKYLASCADDRTVRIWSTKDFLEREHKCLRANVELDHAILVRFSPDSRAFIIWLANGDAIRVFKMIKKEDGTFSFKAATEDFPQKHKAPILNIGIAETGKFIMSASTDTTILIWDLKGEILSSINTNQIVNSYAAISPCGRFVGSCGFTPDVKVWEVCFGKTGDFKEVTRAFELKGHSAGVHAFAFSNDSHRMVTVSKDGTWKLWKTDVEYKKQQDPYLLKTVPCASSDGTRVALSPDGRVVAISDGSNVAMYNTANGQLEEELHGVHSGEITDLRFDINGRFLVCSGDRAIRVFHNAPGYRAAISDMQDMLKKAQNEGMKQRLQQQIKEAQSALDTVLAGSVSKRT from the exons ATGGAGTTTGCAGCTCTGGTTGCCTTGTCTTTGTTACTGGGTGTTCTGGTAATTTTGGTTGCATTTGCGGTGGGCAGACGGAAAGAAGAACTAAATGAAGAGATAAAGCAGGCGGAGGAGTTTTCCG CTGAAGGCACTGCTGTGAAAGGCCCTGCATCTAAGAAACAGAGACAAGAGAAGCATCGCAACCGCAAGGAAAAAGGATCACAGCACACTTTCACTCATCAGCTGTTGGCGAGCACACTGAAG AGCCACAGTGGAAATGTGACATGCGTTGACTTTAGCAGTAATGGGAAGTACCTGGCATCGTGTGCCGATGACCGCACTGTCCGAATCTGGAGCACCAAAGACTTCTTGGAGCGGGAACACAAGTGTCTCAGAGCGAATGTGGAACTGGATCACGCCATACTAGTTCGTTTCAGTCCAGACTCCAG GGCATTTATCATATGGCTGGCAAATGGAGACGCCATTCGGGtctttaaaatgattaaaaaggagGACGGCACCTTCAGCTTTAAAGCTGCGACTGAGGACTTTCCACAGAAACACAAGGCTCCCATCCTCAACATAGGAATTGCAGAGACAG GAAAGTTCATCATGAGTGCCTCCACTGACACCACCATTCTTATCTGGGACCTGAAAGGGGAAATACTCTCCTCGATTAACACTAACCAGATAGTTAATTCTTATGCTGCCATCTCACCATGTGGCAG GTTTGTTGGATCGTGTGGCTTCACCCCTGATGTGAAGGTGTGGGAGGTTTGCTTTGGGAAGACTGGCGATTTCAAAGAAGTGACACGAGCTTTTGAGTTGAAGGGCCACTCTGCGGGAGTTCACGCATTTGCCTTTTCTAACGATTCTCACAG AATGGTCACTGTCTCCAAGGATGGAACATGGAAGCTGTGGAAAACAGATGTGGAGTACAAAAAGCAGCAGGATCCCTACCTCCTCAAGACGGTCCCCTGTGCTTCCTCTGATGGTACCCGGGTGGCCTTGTCTCCAGATGGCCGGGTGGTGGCCATCAGCGATGGCTCTAATGTGGCTATGTACAACACTGCAAATGGCCAGTTGGAAGAGGAGCTGCATGGTGTTCACAGCGGGGAGATCACGGACCTTAGATTTGATATTAATGGCCGCTTCTTAGTGTGCAGTGGTGACAGAGCAATCCGAGTGTTTCACAATGCGCCAGGCTATCGGGCAGCTATCAGCGACATGCAGGACATGCTGAAAAAGGCCCAGAATGAGGGCATGAAGCAGAGACTGCAACAGCAAATCAAAGAGGCTCAGAGCGCTCTGGACACTGTTCTAGCAGGTTCTGTCAGTAAAAGAACATAA